From one Esox lucius isolate fEsoLuc1 chromosome 11, fEsoLuc1.pri, whole genome shotgun sequence genomic stretch:
- the LOC105009530 gene encoding probable basic-leucine zipper transcription factor P, with translation MKRIVNAFNFRNLHKIAGMDNSSRLVFTVVMVMAYMAIGVKTIPLHSLSVDNITVLAFGPAVTATQVNPNNPGVNTLNPNNPGVNTLNPNNPGVNTQNPNNPGIITENPNLPSAFPTTTTTTTTTTTTTTPPAPPCSWSGRDRKNKKDRKRCEKEREEKEEREERERERERKDRHKHNREK, from the exons ATGAAAAGAATCGTGAATGCTTTCAATTTCAGAAATCTTCACAAAATTGCAG GAATGGACAACAGTAGCAGATTGGTGTTCACTGTCGTCATGGTAATGGCATACATGGCGATAGGAGTCAAGACCATTCCACTCCATTCTCTAAGTGTGGACAACATCACAGTTTTGGCCTTCGGCCCAGCTGTTACG GCTACCCAGGTCAACCCCAACAACCCTGGGGTCAACACTCTGAACCCCAATAACCCTGGGGTCAACACTCTGAACCCCAATAACCCTGGGGTCAACACTCAGAACCCCAACAACCCTGGGATCATCACTGAGAACCCCAACTTGCCTTCTGCTtttcccaccaccaccaccaccaccaccaccaccaccaccactactactccACCAGCACCACCTTGTTCCTGGTCCGGACGGGACAGAAAAAAcaagaaagacaggaaaagatgtgaaaaagagagagaggaaaaagaggagagagaggaaagagagagagagagagagaggaaggacagaCATAAACATAATAGAGAGAAGTGA